In a genomic window of Curtobacterium sp. MCBD17_035:
- a CDS encoding carbohydrate ABC transporter permease, which translates to MVVFTVYSFAPLAYLVINSTKTQSSLLSTFGLWFGGHFNLIQNLHDTLTYNGGIFLQWFGNTLLYVVVGAGGATLLATVAGYGMAKYAFPGRRAVFAIVLGAVAIPGTALAVPTFLLFSQVGLTNTPWAIILPSLISPFGLYLIWTYAIDAIPMELIEAARMDGAGEFRIFFTIGLRLLMPGVVTVLLFAVVATWNNYFLPLIMLSDPRWYPLTVGLNQWNAQATGAAAQPIYNLVVTGSLLTIIPIVAAFLFLQRFWQSGLAAGSVKA; encoded by the coding sequence ATGGTGGTGTTCACCGTCTACTCGTTCGCGCCGCTCGCCTACCTGGTGATCAACAGCACGAAGACGCAGTCGTCGCTCCTGTCGACGTTCGGCCTCTGGTTCGGCGGACACTTCAACCTGATCCAGAACCTGCACGACACGCTGACCTACAACGGCGGGATCTTCCTGCAGTGGTTCGGCAACACCCTGCTCTACGTCGTCGTCGGTGCCGGCGGGGCGACGCTCCTCGCCACGGTCGCGGGCTACGGCATGGCGAAGTACGCGTTCCCCGGCCGCCGGGCCGTGTTCGCCATCGTGCTCGGCGCGGTCGCGATCCCGGGCACGGCGCTGGCCGTCCCGACGTTCCTGCTGTTCTCGCAGGTCGGCCTGACGAACACGCCGTGGGCGATCATCCTGCCGTCGCTCATCAGTCCGTTCGGGCTCTACCTGATCTGGACGTACGCGATCGACGCCATCCCGATGGAGCTCATCGAAGCCGCCCGCATGGACGGTGCCGGCGAGTTCCGGATCTTCTTCACGATCGGGCTCCGACTGCTCATGCCCGGCGTCGTCACGGTGCTGCTGTTCGCGGTCGTGGCCACGTGGAACAACTACTTCCTCCCGCTGATCATGCTGAGCGACCCCCGCTGGTACCCGCTCACGGTCGGCCTGAACCAGTGGAACGCGCAGGCCACCGGCGCCGCCGCCCAGCCGATCTACAACCTCGTCGTCACGGGTTCGCTGCTCACGATCATCCCGATCGTCGCCGCGTTCCTCTTCCTCCAGCGCTTCTGGCAGTCCGGCCTCGCGGCCGGGTCCGTCAAGGCGTGA
- a CDS encoding sugar ABC transporter substrate-binding protein, with amino-acid sequence MHKRLRRGLAAVAIGVSAAVALVGCASGSSSASGGSASDVSAALKKGGTITYWSWTPSAKAQVAAFEKAYPKVHVKLVNAGTGTDEYTKLQNTIKAGSGAPDVAQVEYFAVPQFALSNSLADLTSYGFGSLKGKYSASTWDSVAMNGKIYGLPQDSGPMALFYNKRIFDQYGLAVPKTWSEYVADAKKLHAANPSEYITADNGDPGFATSMIWQAGGTPFTTNGTKVSIDLQDAGSKKWTSTWNPLVQGKLLSTTPAWSDDWFKQLGNGQIASLITGAWMPGNLEASAPAGSGDWRVAPMPTYDGSKAVTANNGGSSQVVMKQSKNPALAAGFLKWLNSSSASTKIFAKSGGFPSTTADLESSSFLNDNPSYFGGQKINEVLVDASKNVKSGFTYLPYEVYANSVFADTVGQSYQNNTSLDSGLQSWQSQLVKYGKQQGFTVSSK; translated from the coding sequence ATGCACAAGCGTCTCCGGCGCGGCCTCGCCGCCGTCGCCATCGGCGTCTCCGCCGCGGTCGCCCTCGTCGGCTGCGCGAGCGGCAGCTCGTCGGCCTCGGGCGGCAGCGCGAGCGACGTCTCCGCCGCGCTGAAGAAGGGCGGCACGATCACGTACTGGTCGTGGACCCCGTCCGCCAAGGCCCAGGTCGCCGCGTTCGAGAAGGCGTACCCGAAGGTGCACGTCAAGCTCGTCAACGCCGGCACCGGCACCGACGAGTACACGAAGCTCCAGAACACGATCAAGGCCGGCTCGGGCGCGCCCGACGTCGCGCAGGTCGAGTACTTCGCCGTCCCGCAGTTCGCGCTGTCGAACTCCCTGGCCGACCTCACCTCGTACGGGTTCGGCTCGCTCAAGGGCAAGTACTCCGCGAGCACGTGGGACTCGGTCGCCATGAACGGCAAGATCTACGGTCTGCCGCAGGACTCCGGCCCGATGGCGCTGTTCTACAACAAGCGCATCTTCGACCAGTACGGCCTCGCCGTCCCGAAGACGTGGAGCGAGTACGTCGCCGACGCCAAGAAGCTGCACGCGGCGAACCCCAGCGAGTACATCACCGCGGACAACGGCGACCCCGGATTCGCGACCAGCATGATCTGGCAGGCCGGCGGCACCCCGTTCACGACGAACGGCACGAAGGTGTCGATCGACCTGCAGGACGCGGGGAGCAAGAAGTGGACGTCGACCTGGAACCCGCTCGTCCAGGGCAAGCTCCTCTCGACCACCCCGGCCTGGAGCGACGACTGGTTCAAGCAGCTCGGCAACGGCCAGATCGCCTCGCTCATCACCGGCGCCTGGATGCCCGGCAACCTCGAGGCGAGCGCCCCGGCCGGCAGCGGTGACTGGCGCGTCGCCCCGATGCCCACCTACGACGGCAGCAAGGCCGTCACCGCGAACAACGGGGGCAGCTCGCAGGTCGTCATGAAGCAGTCGAAGAACCCGGCGCTCGCGGCGGGCTTCCTCAAGTGGCTCAACTCGTCGAGCGCGAGCACGAAGATCTTCGCCAAGTCCGGCGGGTTCCCGTCGACCACCGCCGACCTCGAGTCGTCGTCGTTCCTCAACGACAACCCGTCGTACTTCGGTGGCCAGAAGATCAACGAGGTCCTCGTCGACGCGTCGAAGAACGTCAAGTCCGGCTTCACCTACCTGCCCTACGAGGTCTACGCGAACAGCGTCTTCGCGGACACGGTCGGCCAGTCCTACCAGAACAACACGTCGCTCGACAGCGGCCTGCAGTCCTGGCAGAGCCAGCTCGTCAAGTACGGCAAGCAGCAGGGCTTCACGGTCTCGTCCAAGTGA
- a CDS encoding beta-galactosidase, with amino-acid sequence MRFAIGPDDFLLDGEPHRVLSGALHYFRVHPDQWADRIHKARLMGLNTIETYVAWNAHAPSPDTFDLTGGLDLGRFLDLVAAEGMHAIVRPGPYICAEWANGGLPSWLFADANVGVRRNEPRFLAAVQAYLERLAPVLVPRQIDAGGPIVLVQVENEYGAYGSDPAYLRALLAMHRDIGLTVPFTSVDQPMGTMLEDGTIPGLHATGSFGSRASERLAALRGVQPTGPLMCSEFWDGWFDSWGEHHHTTSATDSARELDALLAAGASVNVYMFHGGTNYGLTNGANDKGVYRPIATSYDYDAPLDEAGLPTPKFHAFRSVIERYAPVPDLPPEFAPDAPAPAPVPDVALRFDRALSLWSTVDDIATWTHHDDVPTVDALGSGAGFVLYRTEVDLPAGGVLTVEEVRDRAQVFLDGRPVGVLEREHHDHALVLPPVGRAVLDVLVEDQGRVDYGVRIGEPKGLVGPVTVDGVPLARWSVTPLDLVAAVAGSADGREARHASVPQPASAVPAAVASLGQHPSDGAAKPAAVSPAAEPAAAVSPAADGPLGEHLTEGAVLTAPAPALPVVAALRDIRPDPAPTLAGPTFALATVELDAVRDLHLALDGFGKGVAWVNGFCLGRYWSRGPQRTLYVPAPVVRAGRNEVVVFELGAAARRDAVFRGSADLGHTEA; translated from the coding sequence ATGCGTTTCGCCATCGGCCCCGACGACTTCCTGCTCGACGGCGAACCCCACCGCGTGCTCTCCGGAGCGCTCCACTACTTCCGCGTCCACCCCGACCAGTGGGCGGACCGGATCCACAAGGCCCGGCTCATGGGCCTCAACACCATCGAGACGTACGTCGCCTGGAACGCCCACGCGCCGTCGCCCGACACCTTCGACCTGACCGGCGGGCTCGACCTCGGCCGGTTCCTCGACCTCGTCGCGGCCGAGGGCATGCACGCGATCGTCCGCCCCGGCCCGTACATCTGCGCCGAGTGGGCGAACGGCGGACTGCCGTCCTGGCTGTTCGCCGACGCGAACGTCGGCGTGCGCCGGAACGAGCCCCGGTTCCTCGCCGCCGTGCAGGCGTACCTCGAGCGCCTCGCCCCCGTGCTCGTGCCCCGGCAGATCGACGCCGGCGGCCCGATCGTGCTCGTGCAGGTCGAGAACGAGTACGGCGCCTACGGCTCGGACCCCGCCTACCTCCGTGCGCTGCTCGCCATGCACCGCGACATCGGGCTCACCGTTCCGTTCACGAGCGTCGACCAGCCGATGGGCACGATGCTCGAGGACGGCACGATCCCGGGTCTCCACGCCACCGGCTCGTTCGGGTCCCGCGCGTCCGAACGACTCGCGGCCCTCCGAGGTGTGCAGCCGACCGGCCCGCTCATGTGCTCGGAGTTCTGGGACGGCTGGTTCGACAGCTGGGGCGAACACCACCACACGACCTCGGCGACCGACTCCGCCCGGGAACTCGACGCACTCCTCGCCGCCGGGGCGTCCGTCAACGTCTACATGTTCCACGGCGGCACGAACTACGGCTTGACGAACGGTGCGAACGACAAGGGCGTCTACCGACCGATCGCGACGAGCTACGACTACGACGCACCGCTCGACGAGGCCGGGCTGCCCACCCCGAAGTTCCACGCGTTCCGATCGGTCATCGAGCGGTACGCGCCCGTGCCGGACCTGCCGCCGGAGTTCGCTCCGGACGCACCCGCCCCGGCCCCGGTGCCCGACGTCGCACTCCGGTTCGACCGTGCCCTGTCGCTCTGGAGCACCGTCGACGACATCGCCACGTGGACGCACCACGACGACGTCCCGACCGTCGACGCACTCGGGAGCGGCGCCGGCTTCGTGCTCTACCGCACCGAGGTCGACCTGCCCGCGGGCGGCGTCCTCACCGTCGAGGAGGTCCGCGACCGTGCCCAGGTGTTCCTCGACGGGCGACCGGTGGGCGTCCTCGAGCGCGAGCACCACGACCACGCGCTCGTCCTGCCGCCGGTGGGCCGCGCCGTGCTCGACGTCCTGGTCGAGGACCAGGGACGCGTCGACTACGGCGTCCGCATCGGGGAGCCCAAGGGCCTGGTCGGCCCGGTCACCGTCGACGGCGTCCCGCTGGCCCGGTGGTCCGTCACGCCGCTCGACCTGGTCGCGGCCGTCGCCGGTTCCGCGGACGGCCGGGAGGCCCGGCACGCGTCCGTCCCGCAGCCCGCGTCCGCCGTCCCCGCCGCCGTCGCATCGCTCGGCCAGCACCCGTCGGACGGCGCCGCGAAGCCTGCCGCCGTGTCCCCGGCTGCGGAGCCCGCCGCCGCGGTGTCCCCTGCCGCGGACGGCCCGCTCGGCGAGCACCTGACGGAAGGGGCCGTGCTGACGGCGCCGGCCCCGGCCCTCCCGGTCGTCGCCGCGCTCCGCGACATCCGGCCCGACCCGGCCCCGACGCTCGCGGGGCCGACGTTCGCGCTCGCGACCGTCGAGCTCGACGCCGTGCGGGACCTGCACCTGGCGCTCGACGGGTTCGGCAAGGGCGTCGCCTGGGTGAACGGGTTCTGCCTCGGGCGGTACTGGTCGCGTGGCCCCCAGCGGACGCTGTACGTGCCGGCGCCCGTCGTCCGCGCGGGCCGCAACGAGGTCGTCGTGTTCGAGCTCGGTGCCGCCGCCCGCCGCGATGCGGTGTTCCGGGGCTCCGCGGACCTCGGGCACACGGAGGCCTGA
- a CDS encoding alpha/beta hydrolase family protein: MRLHVDERGSGPDTAVLLHGMMGSSESWWRVVPLLTDRGYRVLAIDLPGHGLSERDPHLTVERAAAAVVHAVRATSQRPPALAIGHSFGGLVLAAAAQELRPDRTVYVEAPFSSRGGWDRATVELEYERDRRERTVQGLRASRSYYGDEDCVVEARAAERFDPATAASVAAAAGGTLMPERGSIVVRAEPSDVVDDELVELLTASGVAVRGVPGAAHALWYSHFDGFVGALPEVFGPA; the protein is encoded by the coding sequence ATGCGCCTCCACGTCGACGAGCGCGGCAGCGGACCGGACACCGCCGTGTTGCTGCACGGGATGATGGGCTCCTCTGAGAGCTGGTGGCGTGTCGTGCCGTTGCTCACCGATCGGGGGTACCGCGTGCTCGCGATCGATCTGCCGGGCCACGGGCTGTCGGAGCGGGACCCGCACCTGACCGTCGAGCGTGCCGCAGCGGCCGTCGTGCACGCCGTTCGCGCGACCTCGCAGCGTCCTCCGGCGCTCGCGATCGGCCACTCCTTCGGCGGTCTGGTCCTGGCTGCCGCTGCGCAGGAGCTCCGCCCCGACCGGACCGTGTACGTGGAGGCCCCGTTCAGCAGTCGCGGCGGCTGGGACCGCGCCACGGTCGAGCTGGAGTACGAACGTGACCGACGTGAGCGGACCGTCCAGGGGCTCCGCGCCTCCCGGTCGTACTACGGCGACGAGGACTGCGTCGTCGAGGCGCGCGCTGCGGAACGGTTCGACCCGGCAACGGCGGCATCCGTCGCGGCTGCGGCCGGCGGCACCTTGATGCCCGAGCGCGGGTCGATCGTCGTGCGGGCGGAGCCGAGCGACGTCGTCGACGACGAGCTCGTGGAGCTGCTCACCGCCAGCGGTGTCGCCGTCCGCGGCGTCCCGGGAGCAGCGCACGCGCTGTGGTACAGCCACTTCGACGGGTTCGTCGGGGCACTACCCGAGGTGTTCGGGCCCGCCTGA
- a CDS encoding phospholipase D-like domain-containing protein has product MYEDARHWFLRAGERGNTATAVHADRDGEPAWSEGNLVVPIVHGAPYFARLHEELTALEPGDRVWFTDWRGDADERLLPDGPTIGELLADLARGGVEVRGLVWRSHGERISSPISGRSNELLGREVNDAGGEVLLDQRVRVFGSHHQKFFVIRHRDDPARDVAFVGGIDLCHSRRDDADHAGDPQALSMDPRYGDRPPWHDAALELHGPVVADVLAVFAERWDDPHPLDHRDPYRMLLQRLARMPRHPEPLPETAPPPPPAGTHAVQLLRTYGVKRPAFPFAPAGERSVARAYTKAFERARRLIYIEDQYLWSTEVATGIADALERNPDLHVIVVVPRYPDSDGPLAGPPSRIGQLRAVRALQRTAPDRVGVFDLENTAGTPIYIHAKICIVDDTWMTCGSDNFNRRSWTSDSELTCAVVDGAARPDDGPDSSLPRDLRLQLWAEHLGTTPDDPRLQDLTGGLALWTAAARALDHWHEDGEPGPRPVGHVRQHTPESISAVQRLWAGAVARLAVDPDGRPRRLRGTTRF; this is encoded by the coding sequence GTGTACGAGGACGCCCGCCACTGGTTCCTGCGCGCCGGCGAGCGGGGCAACACGGCCACCGCGGTGCATGCCGACCGCGACGGCGAACCGGCGTGGTCGGAGGGCAACCTCGTCGTGCCGATCGTGCACGGCGCGCCGTACTTCGCCCGGCTGCACGAGGAACTCACCGCGCTGGAGCCCGGCGACCGGGTCTGGTTCACGGACTGGCGCGGCGACGCGGACGAGCGCCTGCTCCCCGACGGGCCGACGATCGGGGAACTCCTCGCGGACCTGGCCCGAGGCGGTGTCGAGGTCCGCGGCCTGGTCTGGCGATCGCACGGCGAACGGATCTCCTCGCCGATCAGCGGCAGGTCGAACGAGCTGCTGGGGCGCGAGGTCAACGACGCCGGCGGCGAGGTGCTCCTCGACCAGCGCGTGCGGGTGTTCGGCTCGCACCACCAGAAGTTCTTCGTCATCCGGCACCGCGACGACCCGGCCCGCGACGTCGCGTTCGTCGGCGGGATCGACCTCTGCCACAGCCGGCGGGACGACGCCGACCACGCCGGTGACCCGCAGGCGCTCTCGATGGACCCCCGCTACGGCGACCGACCGCCGTGGCACGACGCCGCCCTCGAACTCCACGGACCGGTCGTGGCCGACGTCCTCGCCGTGTTCGCCGAGCGGTGGGACGATCCGCACCCGCTCGACCACCGGGACCCCTACCGGATGCTCCTGCAGCGCCTCGCACGGATGCCGCGGCACCCCGAGCCGCTGCCGGAGACCGCACCCCCGCCGCCGCCCGCCGGCACGCACGCGGTCCAGCTCCTCCGCACCTACGGAGTGAAGCGCCCGGCGTTCCCGTTCGCCCCCGCCGGCGAGCGGAGCGTCGCCCGGGCGTACACGAAGGCGTTCGAGCGGGCGCGGCGACTCATCTACATCGAGGACCAGTACCTGTGGTCCACCGAGGTCGCCACCGGCATCGCGGACGCGCTCGAGCGGAACCCGGACCTGCACGTCATCGTCGTCGTGCCGCGCTACCCCGACTCCGACGGTCCCCTCGCCGGACCACCGAGCCGCATCGGGCAGCTCCGAGCTGTGCGGGCCCTGCAGCGCACCGCCCCGGACCGGGTGGGGGTGTTCGACCTCGAGAACACCGCGGGCACGCCGATCTACATCCACGCCAAGATCTGCATCGTCGACGACACCTGGATGACGTGCGGGTCGGACAACTTCAACCGCCGATCCTGGACCAGTGACAGCGAGCTCACCTGCGCCGTGGTCGACGGAGCGGCGCGGCCAGACGACGGCCCGGACTCCTCCTTGCCGCGTGACCTGCGCCTCCAGCTGTGGGCGGAGCACCTCGGGACGACGCCCGACGACCCCCGGCTCCAGGACCTGACCGGCGGACTCGCGCTGTGGACCGCCGCCGCTCGTGCCCTCGACCACTGGCACGAGGACGGCGAGCCCGGACCGCGGCCGGTCGGGCACGTCCGGCAGCACACGCCCGAGTCGATCTCGGCGGTCCAGCGGCTCTGGGCCGGAGCGGTCGCGCGGCTGGCGGTGGACCCGGACGGGCGGCCGCGGCGGCTGCGGGGCACCACGCGGTTCTGA
- a CDS encoding alpha-galactosidase produces the protein MTHLPVPDQATASSVPDAVVHLSSGGVSLVLDASSGLLPAVVHWGAALGSLTADDVAALSEADVPPVGGNAVDEPVRVAVLPEGWTGWTGRPGISGHRSGRDWSPRFRTTAVRLEARGHEGALADFREVGAGTVTVTAADEVAGLGLVVVVELLESGLVRLRAEVENTGAEEYALDDVTLALPVPSRAREVLDFGGRWGAERTPQRTELVTGIHERQGRKGRTAADAATVLSVGTPGFGFAGGEVWGVHTAWSGNHRHAAERVFSGEQVLGGGELLLPGEVRLGPGASYRTPWVFGAYGVGLDDQARRFHRFLRSRPRHPRRDRPVTINVWEAVYFDHDLGRLTDLAERAAGLGVERYVLDDGWFRGRRDDTRGLGDWVVDEDVWPDGLHPLVDRVRELGMEFGLWFEPEMVNEDSDVARAHPEWLMQTGARLPVRSRNQQVLDLAIPEAYEHVLGQMTAVLEEYAIAYVKWDHNRDLVDGGRWPGGEPAVHEQTRAAYRLMATLKERFPGLEIESCSSGGGRVDLGVIEHTDRVWVSDCIDPLERQRMNRWTMQLLPPELLGSHVASGVNHTTGRWHELSFRAGTALFGHFGIEWDLARATELELRDLGAWIDLYKRYRDLMHRGELVRVDQVDPTLNVYGVVDPARREALFFLATIGRSDVSPRGRLTLPGLDPATRYRVTPVLVGDPEAGVQPASWWGPVVTAAVPATASASNRVLPDEPRDDAFRTDGGGATPTGATGTSVGDGTVRRFRGTVLPGSALASAGLQAPLMYPERVVLLHVTAED, from the coding sequence ATGACGCACCTCCCGGTCCCCGATCAGGCCACCGCATCCTCCGTGCCGGACGCGGTGGTCCACCTGAGCAGCGGCGGGGTGAGCCTCGTGCTCGACGCGTCGTCCGGCCTCCTGCCCGCGGTCGTCCACTGGGGAGCCGCGCTCGGGTCGCTGACCGCGGACGACGTCGCGGCGCTGTCCGAGGCGGACGTCCCGCCGGTCGGCGGGAACGCCGTCGACGAGCCGGTGCGCGTCGCCGTGCTGCCCGAGGGGTGGACGGGATGGACCGGGAGACCCGGGATCAGCGGCCATCGGAGCGGCCGGGACTGGTCGCCGCGGTTCCGCACGACGGCGGTCCGCCTGGAGGCCCGGGGGCACGAGGGCGCGCTGGCCGACTTCCGGGAGGTCGGGGCCGGCACCGTCACCGTGACCGCGGCGGACGAGGTGGCCGGGCTCGGGCTCGTGGTCGTCGTCGAACTGCTCGAGAGCGGCCTCGTGCGGCTGCGAGCCGAGGTCGAGAACACGGGTGCGGAGGAGTACGCACTCGACGACGTCACGCTCGCGCTGCCCGTGCCGTCGCGAGCGCGCGAGGTCCTCGACTTCGGCGGACGGTGGGGCGCGGAGCGGACACCGCAGCGGACCGAACTCGTGACGGGCATCCACGAGCGGCAGGGCCGCAAGGGCCGAACCGCTGCCGACGCGGCGACGGTGTTGAGCGTCGGGACGCCCGGGTTCGGGTTCGCCGGCGGTGAGGTCTGGGGCGTGCACACCGCGTGGAGCGGGAACCACCGGCACGCGGCGGAGCGCGTGTTCAGCGGCGAGCAGGTGCTCGGCGGTGGGGAGCTCCTGCTGCCGGGCGAGGTCCGGCTCGGCCCCGGCGCGTCCTACCGCACGCCGTGGGTGTTCGGCGCCTACGGGGTCGGTCTCGACGACCAGGCGCGGCGGTTCCACCGGTTCCTGCGCTCGCGCCCCCGACACCCGCGGCGGGACCGCCCGGTGACGATCAACGTGTGGGAGGCCGTGTACTTCGACCACGACCTGGGACGGCTGACGGACCTGGCGGAGCGTGCTGCCGGGCTCGGGGTGGAGCGGTACGTGCTCGACGACGGGTGGTTCCGGGGCCGCCGGGACGACACCCGCGGTCTGGGCGACTGGGTGGTCGACGAGGACGTCTGGCCGGACGGGCTGCACCCGCTCGTGGACCGCGTGCGGGAGCTCGGCATGGAGTTCGGCCTGTGGTTCGAGCCCGAGATGGTGAACGAGGACAGCGACGTGGCCCGCGCGCATCCGGAGTGGCTCATGCAGACGGGGGCGCGCCTCCCGGTCCGGTCACGGAACCAGCAGGTGCTCGACCTGGCGATCCCGGAGGCGTACGAGCACGTGCTGGGGCAGATGACGGCCGTGCTCGAGGAGTACGCGATCGCGTACGTCAAGTGGGACCACAACCGGGACCTCGTCGACGGGGGGCGGTGGCCGGGCGGTGAACCGGCGGTGCACGAGCAGACCCGGGCGGCGTACCGGCTCATGGCCACGCTGAAGGAGCGGTTCCCGGGACTCGAGATCGAGTCGTGCTCGTCCGGGGGCGGGCGGGTCGACCTCGGCGTCATCGAACACACGGACCGGGTCTGGGTCTCCGACTGCATCGACCCGCTCGAGCGCCAGCGGATGAACCGGTGGACGATGCAGCTCCTGCCGCCGGAACTGCTCGGGTCGCACGTGGCCTCGGGCGTGAACCACACGACGGGGCGGTGGCACGAGCTGTCGTTCCGTGCCGGGACCGCCCTGTTCGGCCACTTCGGGATCGAGTGGGACCTGGCGCGGGCGACGGAGCTCGAGCTCCGGGACCTCGGCGCGTGGATCGACCTGTACAAGCGGTACCGGGACCTCATGCACCGTGGGGAGCTCGTGCGGGTCGACCAGGTGGACCCGACGCTCAACGTGTACGGCGTGGTGGACCCCGCGCGGCGGGAGGCCCTGTTCTTCCTCGCCACGATCGGGCGGTCGGACGTCTCACCGCGGGGTCGCCTGACGTTGCCCGGCCTCGACCCGGCGACGCGCTACCGGGTCACTCCCGTGCTCGTCGGCGACCCCGAGGCGGGGGTGCAGCCCGCATCGTGGTGGGGGCCGGTCGTCACTGCTGCCGTTCCCGCCACGGCATCCGCATCGAACCGCGTCCTTCCTGACGAACCCCGCGATGACGCGTTTCGAACGGACGGAGGCGGTGCAACGCCCACGGGTGCCACGGGGACCAGCGTCGGCGACGGGACGGTCCGTCGGTTCCGCGGGACGGTCCTCCCGGGCAGCGCGCTCGCGTCGGCGGGGCTGCAAGCGCCCCTGATGTACCCGGAGCGCGTGGTGCTGCTGCACGTGACGGCCGAGGACTGA
- a CDS encoding alpha-N-arabinofuranosidase, whose protein sequence is MPRVHLSLDPAFTIGPVRRRLFGGFVEHLGRHVYDGIHEPNHPTADEQGFRQDVIELVKELGVTTIRYPGGNFVSGYNWEDGVGPVDQRPRRLDLAWHATETNQVGLHEFSHWLDQVGSDLMLAVNLGTRGTKEAIELLEYTNVPGGTTRSEERKANGRERPFDVRMWCLGNEMDGPWQLGHRNAVDYGKLASRTAKAMRQIDPDIDLVACGSSGRGMPTFGAWEREVLEQTYDDVDYISCHAYYEEKDGDLVSFLSSGIDMDQFIRSVVETADHVKAARKSDKTIEISFDEWNVWYITDWEAQQKTYTIDEWPIAPRQLEDIYSVADAVAFGGLMITLLNHADRVASASLAQLVNVIAPIMTEPNGPAWRQTTFFPFSLTSQLAQGQALKVAIDGDTIDTPVYGAVPVVDAAATTDGERTSVFLINRSTDAATTVTLDLGRLGTSATGSVSAQGIWDDDVYAKNTLEDTERVGLRTNDTATFEDGTLTIELPATSWTAVTIG, encoded by the coding sequence ATGCCGCGCGTCCACCTCTCCCTCGACCCTGCGTTCACCATCGGCCCGGTCCGGCGCCGTCTGTTCGGCGGGTTCGTCGAGCACCTCGGCCGCCACGTCTACGACGGCATCCACGAGCCGAACCACCCCACCGCCGACGAGCAGGGCTTCCGGCAGGACGTCATCGAGCTCGTCAAGGAGCTCGGGGTCACGACGATCCGGTACCCCGGCGGCAACTTCGTGTCGGGCTACAACTGGGAGGACGGTGTCGGGCCGGTCGACCAGCGTCCCCGCCGCCTCGACCTCGCGTGGCACGCCACCGAGACGAACCAGGTCGGGCTGCACGAGTTCTCGCACTGGCTCGACCAGGTCGGCAGCGACCTCATGCTCGCGGTGAACCTCGGCACGCGCGGCACGAAGGAGGCCATCGAGCTCCTCGAGTACACGAACGTCCCCGGTGGCACCACGCGCTCCGAGGAGCGCAAGGCGAACGGGCGGGAACGGCCCTTCGACGTCCGCATGTGGTGCCTCGGCAACGAGATGGACGGCCCGTGGCAGCTCGGCCACCGCAACGCCGTCGACTACGGCAAGCTCGCTTCGCGCACCGCCAAGGCGATGCGCCAGATCGACCCCGACATCGACCTCGTCGCGTGCGGGTCCTCGGGCCGTGGCATGCCCACGTTCGGCGCCTGGGAGCGCGAGGTCCTCGAGCAGACGTACGACGACGTCGACTACATCTCCTGCCACGCCTACTACGAGGAGAAGGACGGCGACCTCGTCAGCTTCCTCTCGTCCGGTATCGACATGGACCAGTTCATCCGCTCGGTCGTCGAGACCGCGGACCACGTCAAGGCCGCCCGGAAGTCGGACAAGACGATCGAGATCTCGTTCGACGAGTGGAACGTCTGGTACATCACCGACTGGGAGGCGCAGCAGAAGACGTACACGATCGACGAGTGGCCGATCGCCCCGCGGCAGCTCGAGGACATCTACTCGGTCGCCGACGCGGTCGCCTTCGGCGGGCTCATGATCACGCTGCTCAACCACGCCGACCGGGTCGCCTCGGCCAGCCTCGCGCAGCTCGTCAACGTCATCGCCCCGATCATGACCGAGCCGAACGGCCCGGCCTGGCGGCAGACGACGTTCTTCCCGTTCTCGCTCACGTCGCAGCTCGCCCAGGGCCAGGCGCTCAAGGTCGCGATCGACGGCGACACGATCGACACCCCGGTCTACGGTGCCGTCCCCGTGGTGGACGCCGCTGCGACGACCGACGGTGAGCGCACGTCGGTGTTCCTCATCAACCGGAGCACCGACGCGGCGACGACCGTCACGCTCGACCTCGGCCGGCTCGGCACGAGTGCGACCGGCTCGGTCAGCGCCCAGGGCATCTGGGACGACGACGTCTACGCCAAGAACACGCTCGAGGACACCGAGCGCGTCGGCCTCCGGACGAACGACACCGCGACGTTCGAGGACGGCACGCTCACGATCGAGCTGCCGGCGACGTCGTGGACGGCGGTGACCATCGGCTGA